GGGTGCGGGCCGGGGTGCCGTCGTCCAGGAGGGCTGTCAGCGGGCCGGACGGCAGGTCGTGGCGCAGGCGCAATGGTTCGCCTGCCAAGCTTCGGATCCGGACGAAGCGGGTGGCGCCCCCCGTACGGGCCGCGCTGACCAGGAAGGCACCCTGGGTGCGGAAGTCGTGGAGGGTGACGTCCGGCCAGGTGGGCGGAACGGCCGGGAAGACCCGTAGGACGCCTCCCCAGCTCTGGCAGAGCATGTCGTGCAGGGACTGGGATGCCGACAACGGGGTCTCGATGACCGGTCCGGCCTCCGTGTAGTGGGTGTTGGCCCGGCACGGGTAGCGCGTGGTGGGGTCGAAGAACTTCTTCAGGTAGGTCAGGGCCGTGTCGCCGCGGCCCATCATCGCGTACAGCGACGCGGCACCCGTGTAACTGTAGCCGCGGTGGGCGCCGGTCAGCGCGTGCCAGCGGACTACCGACTTCTCGATCAGCTCGCGCTGCTCCGGCTGGTCCCAGTTGACCAGGTACAGCGGGTAGACCATCAGCAGGTGGGAGTAGTGGCGATGGGACTGCGCGTACGGGGTGTCGGCGCCGATCATGAAGCCGTTGCCGTCCACCGGGTACGGCGTCAGCCTGGCCAGCGTCTCCTGCCAGCGCGGGGCGAGGGGGTCGTCGACGCCGAGTCGCTCCGCCGCCTCCAGGAGTGTGGTGCAGCCCCAACGGATCAGCGCCAGGTCGTAGTTGGTGTCCTGCGGAGGCACCACCGGGTACTCCGGGGAGAGCGTCGACGGAAGGTGCAGCTTGCCGTCGTCTCCTGGCTGGAGGAAGTGCAGGTAGTAGTTGATCGCGCGGCGGAGCACGGGGAAGACGGTGTCCCGCAGCAGTTTCTCGTCCATGCTGTGGCGGTAGCTCAGCCACACGTTGTGCAGGGCCCAGGTCAGGTCGCCCACTTCGGCGCCGGTGCCGGGCCTGCCCACGCTCCGGTTGGCGAACATGTCGGAGCTACGGCCGACTCCGGCGCTGTCCGAGCGGTAGGCGGCGGCCACGTTCGTCGTGAGCTGTTCCTGGTTCTGGCGGAGGGTGGTTGCCAGCGAGTCGAGTTCCAGGTGGTTGGAGCCGTGGATCAGCCAGAACTCCAGCTGGACGTTGAGGTTCCACCACACCGCCGGCCAGGGCGTGGGCTCCAGCCAGGGGCCGCAGGTGGCCATCGGCGGCCCGCCCGCGACACTCGCCGACGCGACCTTGTAGAGCTGGATCCAGTGGAAGCTCTGCAGCCGCTCGTCGGGGAACGAGACGAAGCTCTTGCGGTAGTACGCGTGCCAGGCGCGGGTGTGCGAGGTGCGCAGGGCCGTGTACGGGGCGATTCCCAGGGTCTGCCGGATCGTCGGAATCTTCTGGATCTTCTTCAGCGACTCCTCCCCCGCCCGGGTGTTCGACGGATGGCTGTGGGCGACGGTGAGCAGCAGGGTGTCGCCCGAGCGTCGGTACGCCGTCGCGGTCTGGCCGCCGCCGGTCAGGGGCTGGAGGACCTGCTCGACGCCGCCGGTCGTCCGGGTGGTCCAGGGCGGGTTCGCGACGTAGTCCGCCGGTGGGGCCTCGCTGATCTTGCGGGGGCTGATCGCCTCCTCCGGGTGGAACGTCCAGTGCACCTTCTCGTCGCCGCCCGCCGTGACGCGGGCGGCCAGGACGCCGTCGTGGATGAGGGCGGCGAGGGTCAGGGTGCCCTTGTCCGTGGTGATCGTGCCGGTCAGTTCGGCGTTCCACAGGCTCAGCCGCCAGTCCACGGCGGTGATGGTGCCGACCGGGTCCAGGGTCAGGTGTCCCACGGGGAGTCGGCAGGTGCCCCAGCCGCTGCCGAACTCCGGGCGGTGGTCCTGGACTTCGCCGTGCTGGACGGTGAAGCGGATCGCGTTCACGCCCGGCTCCTGGTACACCATGCTGCCCAGCCGCCCGTCCCCCAGGAAGGGGCCCTCGTGCCACAGCGTGGGCAGCCTGCGCCACAGCAGGTCCTGCTTGCGCAGGAAGCCGGACCAGGCCGCGTCCGAGTCCATGCGGTTGCGCAGCTTCCAGGGGTGGGGGACGGCTACGGCATCAGCTGCCGGGCCGGGAGGACCGGCGTGATCACCGTGATCGACGGGATCGGCCTGGGCGACCCCGGGCAGGGCGGCAAGCGTCGTACCGCCCAGCGCCGAGCCGAGCACTGCTCTACGAGAGGTCATGCGGGTACCTCCAGAAGGTGGGGTGAGGGGTTGGGGGGGTCGGGCGACGTCGGCGTCAGGCCCAGGCGGCCGGTTCGGCGAGGGCGTAGGTCGAGGCGATCCGGTGGTTGTCGTGCAGGATCGTCAGGGTCCGCGGGCCGATGGGCGTGCCCTCGCGCCAGGCGGTGCAGTAGATCCCGCTGGACCAGCGGATCGTCCGCGAGGTGGACGGCAGTACGGTGATGCCGGTCCGGCTCACCGTCCTCGTACCGTTCAGCCACACCTCGAAGGCACCCCGGCCGTCGCCGTCGAGCTTCAGCCGGGTGACGACGCGGATCCAGGTGTCCCGCAGGCCGCTGATCGATCCGACGGTGCCCTTGATGCCCCCGGAACCGCCGAACCGGATCTCCGATCCGATGACGAACATCAACAGCCAGGGGCCTTCCGGGTCTTCGGGCGACCACTGCTGGAAGGTGACGTTCTGGTCGTGGAAGGTCCAGCCGGACCCTAGGCGGATCGCCTGGCCGTAGTACCGGTCCTCGCCGACGCTCTGCGCGCCGCGCCGGATCACCTCGCAGTGGTAGCCGCCGGTCTCGCCGATGTAGGTCTGGGTCGCCGCGAGCGCGTGCGCGCCTTTGTACGTGGGCGAGTCGACGGTCTCGATGGTGCCGGCCTTCTGCGTGTAGGCGTGGTCCCAGCCTTCGACGCTGCCGCGGTTCTGGAAGTGGACCTCGTCGGCGGCCCCGGCCTGCCCCGGCAGGACCGCGGCGGTGACACCGGCGAGGCCGAGTCCGCCGAGCGCGGTGAGTGCCGTTCGTCTCCGCACAGCACTCACCGCGTCCAGTAGGTGAGGTTGCGGAAGCGGGCCTCGGCCCGGCCGGTGCCGTGGTGGTAGACGCCGTTCTTGAAGTGCCGGGTGGCGGGGCCCCGGTCCTCGGTGGTCAGCACCAACTCGTCGTCGAAGTAGACCTTTACGCTGCCGGCCGAGGCGTCGTGTTCGAGTTTGACGTTGAACCAGGTGTCGTACGCGCCGGTCTTCAGGACCGTGCGGTCGAACGCCCGTACAGTGCCGCCGTTGGCGTTGTACGCGTTGAGCATGAAGTCCGTGGCCGGGGTGCCGTCGGGGTGGATCACGCGGAGGATCTGCACGAAGGTCGCGCCGTTCGTGCCGGCCGGGAGGTACACATCGGCGTCCCACATGTGCCGGCCGGACGTGTACTCCTGCTTCCAGCGCATCTCGGTGCGCGGGTCGGTGGAACTGCCCTGCGACAAGGGCTGGTCGGTGTCGTACACCCACATGCGGTGGACGCCGCCGCTGTTGCTGTACCGGTCGCTCAGGTCCAGGTTCCACGGCTTCTGCAGGGCGTACGTGAACGCCGTCCTCGTCCAGCCGTCCGTGGGGGACACGACGGAGGCCGCCGAAGATGGGGTAGAGGCGGAGGCCGTCGACCGGGTCGACCAGACGGCGCCCGAGGCCAGTAAGCCTCCGGCTGCCAGAACCATGCGCCTAGATGGAGTCATGGGCATGCCAAATGACCTTTCCGGGACTTTCCGGGAATGGCGATTCATCGGATCTATCTTCGGGAGGAGCGTAGGACTAGACCAGATAGGCGTCAATAATCAGGCCCGATTCAGGTTCAGCCGAAGATAGATCCGATGTACACCGGCACCCCCGCCCCGGCTACTCCTGTCGCGAGCCGGAGTTGAACACCGGGTGCCAGCTCTCCGGCGGAGCCAGATAGCTGACCGGCAGGCCTCCCGTGTCGATGACGATCTGGTCCACGGCGATCGCCGGGTCGACCATGAAGAGCCGCAGTTCGTGCTCGCCGGGTTCGGTGACGGTCACGGTGGCCGTCAGTCTCTCGACGCCGTCCTCCACGTTGCGGGCCCAGGCGTCGCCCCGGTTGCCGGTGGCGACGGCCTGTCCGGACAGGACCGTCACCGGCTGGTCGTCGAGCGACACCGCCACCCGCCGCTGCCCCCGCTCGTCGAGCGACGGCAACCGGAAGACGGTGACCGGAAAGGTCCCCGTGCTGCTGAAGCGCACCCGGTAACGCAACTCCGGTGCCCGGGCGGCGAAGTCGGCGGTGATCGGCGCCGCCGTCGACGGCACCGCCTCCACCGCGCCGCTACGACGCCCCAGCCCGCGTACGGTCCGCCAGTGGGCCCCGCCGCGCGCCACCCGGCGGTCGGTGTGCGCGGCGTCGATCGAGACGTACCCGTGCGCCTCGACGAACCCGGGCCGCCGACGGAGCGCCCGTTCACCGTCGTTGCGCACCCTCAGCGGTACGTCGACACGCTGCCCGGCGTCGGCACCGCTCACGGTGACCGTCGCCTCGTACGATCCCTCGGGCACCCGGTCCCAGTCGATCTCCACCCACACCCTTGTCTGGTCGGTCAGGGAGCCGCCCGGCTCGCTCAGCCGGACCCAGGGATGACTGGCCTCGGCGGTCCAACTCACCGCCAGGAAGCCCGTGTTGAAGACGTCCAGGAAGCGGCGGTCCCGAGTGCCGGAGAAGAAGGACAGTGGGCGTGCCGTGCCCGTCTCGTTGCCCTCCGACGCCACCCCCAGGCCCGATGTCTCCTGGCGCGCGACCCTGGTGACGGCGGGGCGGCCCGGCGCCTTCGGGATCTGCGAGGGGTACGGGTTGACGATCCCGTCCCATTTTCCGCCCGCCACCTCGGTGTTGTATCGCTTGGTGAGCGCGGCCTCCGTGGCGTGAGCCGCCTCGGCGAGGTCCGCGAAGAGGTTCGCCCCGGCGCCGCGCCCCTGACGCCGGGCGAGCGCGTTGCGGTCCGCCCAGTAGTACTTCAGGTTCATCAAGTAGGCGCCGTGCACCGGGTATTCGACCAGCTCGAAGTAGGCGTCCCGATACGCCTCGGGCAGCTTGGCGCCCAAGGTCCTTGCCCGTGCGAGGAGTTGCTCGTAGGCGGCCATCCGGCGGCCCGCCTCGTCGCCGTGGTGGATCACGGAGATCAGGCCCGCTGCGATGAACTCCGGGCGCAGTTCCGCCGCGAGACGGTAGTACTCGGTGCGGATCGCGGCGATCTCACGGCCGTGACGCCGCCCGAACTGGCGGCCCGCCCACTCGACCAGGAACTCCTCGACGTCGTCCGCGCCCCATCTGTTCACGTCCCAGGCGACGTCCATGGCGAAGGACAGCCCGGTCTCGATCGACTTGACGTCTCCCACGTTGAAGATCCACATACGGTCGGCGCCGTGCTCGTACACCCGGCGCAACTCCTGCCAGACCTTGGCCAGTTGGGTGGTGTCCAGCCACAGGTAGCTCTTCGGGCGGCCCCAGTAGGAGAGGTGATAGTAGATGCCGTTGCCGCCCGCGCGCCGTCGCTCCGCCTCGTTCGGCAGCTGGCGCATGTTGCCGTGGTTGTCGTCCGGCCAGATGAGCGTGACGTCGTCGGGCACCTGGACGCCCGCGTTGTAGAGGTCCAGCACCTCCTTGTACGGGATGAAGATCTGCGGCTCGGCCGCCTGGCCGACCTCCTCGGTCAGGATGCGGCGCTGGTCGGCGATGATGTCGTTCATCACCACGACCTTCTCGGGGATCGTCGTCGCGTACTTCGTCTCCAGCGCGGTGTCGTGCAGGCCGCGCATACCGAGCGTCCAGCTGCTCTCGTAGGCGGCGTTCTGGCGCGCCCGGGCCCGCCAGTAGTCGGAGATGACAGCGGGGTTCACCGTGTAGTCGTACACCGGCAGGCTGCCGTCGGCGTTCAGGTGTTCCGCCGCCCACGGGTCCCACTCGTGGACGCCGTTGCGGAGCAGCGCCTCGGGGTGGCTGGAGCCGACGACTATGCCGTAGTGCTCGGCGAGTTCGGGGTTCTCGCGGTGCTTGTTGAAGAAGTCGGAGTACGGATGCATGGCCGGCCAGAGGTAGTTGGCCTTGAGACGGAGGAGCAGTTCGAAGACGTGCTTGTAGGTCTCGGGGCCGATGTTCTTGTCCGGCTCCTGGGTTCGGTGCGACCAAGTGGTCAGGTTCTGCTCGTCGTTGATGAAGATGCCCCGGAAGCGAACCGAGGGTTCGTGGCGGGTGAAGGGTCCGGTCGGGACGGTCACCTCGTCGCGGTGCTCCACCGGCACGTCGGCCCACCAGTACCAGGGCGAGACCCCGATGCGTTCCGAGGTGTCGTAGATCCCGTAGATCGTGCCGCGCCGGTCGCTGCCCGCGATCACCAGGGCGCGGTCCACCCCCGGCAGTGGACGGTCGATCACCTGGGCAACCGAGGCTTCCCAACTCCCCTTCACCTGGGTCACTTTCAGACGGCCCTGGGCGATGAGCCCGTCGATGACCGGGCTCGCGCCGATCGTGCCGACGAGGACGAGGTGGGTGGCCTTCTCGGGGAGTACCGGGAGGGTGTGGATCAGCCGAGGCCGGATGCCGGAGACCCGCTCGACGTCCGCCTGGAGGTCCCCGGCCGCGCGGATCACGGCGGGGTCGTCGGCCGCGTCCACGAAGACGTCGGTGGCCGACCCGCCCCGCACCAGCGGGAACTCGGGGCCGCCGGCCCGGGCCGGCAGGTCCGGGAGAGCTGCGTGGGCGGTCGTGGAGAGCGGCCCAAGGAGCATGGGGGTCACTCCGGTGGCGGCCATGCCCCGCAGAAAGGACTTGCGGGTCCATGGCTGCGACGGGGGCGGCGGCGTCGATCGGTCCTGGGGTTCGCGGTGGGGCACGAGACGCTCCCTTTCCGCCCAGGCCCCGCGTCGGCTCGTCGCGCAGCCGGTCAACGAGCTGGGCGTATGAGTGTGTGCGGCGACATGGTCAGGCCAGAAAGCGCTTGCTAAGTGCCTTGCACCTTAGGGCAGGGGCAACCCGGTCGTCCATATCGCGGCACATCCGCCTCTGGTGAGGCCTCCTGCCTCAGCCCATGTACTCCGTCCCCGCGTCGAGCAGCCAGTCCGTCAGGTAGCCGGCGAAGGACGAGCGGACCAGCACCCAGAAGCCGGCCCTGGCCTCGTCCCGGGCGACCAGCACCACCTGGGTGCGGCCCAGGGTCGTCTGGGCGCAGCGGCCGGGGCCGAAGGCGCGTGAGTGGAGGTCGAGGGGACAGCCGTGGGCCAGCAGATCGCGGGCTCGGGGGCCCGTGACGAGGAGCGTGGTGCGCTGGGCGGAGACGTCGATGACGGAGACCGGCTCGTCCCCGGCCGCTTCCCTGATACGGCTCTCCAGGTCCCGTTCGCCGCCGGGCGGGCCCACGAGCAGCCACTCGTCCGGGCCCAGCCACAGGGCGACCAACTCCCCCGCGTGGACGACGGTGTTGGGGGCGAGGGGCAGCGGGAGATCCAGCGCGAGCCTGATGGCGTCCGCCGCCGCGCCCTTGGCGTCGAGACGCACGTTGAGCTGGGTCAGGAAGGGGAGTTCCGCCAGCCGGATCGCACCCCCGGAGGTGCGGGTCGCGGCGGCCAGTCGGCAGGCGGCGTCCGCCAGCGGAGACACCGGCGACAGGCCGGACAAGGGGGACGGGGAGGACAAGGAGGGCCGGGCGGCGCTCAGGGTGGTGGTGTCAGCCATCTCGGCGGGCTCCCTCGGGGTCGTAGAGGACGGGGCTCGCGACGGTCACCGGGACCAGCCGGTCACCCACGGGTGCGTACAGGCGTTCGCCGACGCGTTCCCGGCCGCCCTTGATCAGGGCGAGCGCGAAGGTCCGGCCGAGGGCCGCGCTGCGGTAGCTGGAGGTGACATGGCCGAGCATCGGGACGGGCGGCGCGGGCAGCTCGCTGTCGGCGACCAGCTGGGTGCCCTCGGGGAGGAACGCGCCGGGGTCGTCCGGAAGCAGGCCGACCAACTGCTTGCGGTCGGGGCGGACGGCGTCGGCACGGGCGTACGACCGCTTGCCGATGAAGTCGGGCTTCTTCTTCGACACCACCCAGCTCATGCCGAGGTCCTGCGGAGTGACGGTGCCGTCGGTGTCCTGGCCGATGATCGGGTAGCCCTTCTCGGCACGCAGGACGTGCATGGTCTCCGTGCCGTAGGGGGTGATGCCGTACGGGGCGCCGGCCTCGTACAGCGCCTCCCAGAGGGTGCGGGCCTCCCACGGCGACACGTTGATCTCGTAGGCCAGTTCGCCGGAGAAGCTGATCCGGCAGACCCGTGCGTCGATGCCCGCGACGGGCGTCTCGCGCCACGCCATGAACGGGAAGTCGGCGTTGTCCACGGCCAGTTGGGGCGCCAGGGAGCCGAGGACCGCGCGGGAGCGGGGGCCCACCAGGGCGACGGTGGCCCACTGTTCGGTGACGGAGGTGCAGTGGACGCGCAGGTCCGGCCACTCGGTCTGCGACCACTCCTCCATCCAGTCCAGTACGGCGGCGGCGTTGCCCGTCGTCGTGGTGACCAGGAAGCGGTCGGGGGCGAGGCGGATGACGGTTCCGTCGTCGAAGACCATGCCGTCCGGGCGGCACATCACGCCGTAGCGGATCATGCCGACCTTCAGGGTGCTCATCATGTTGGTGTAGAGCAGGTCGAGGAAGGCTCCCGCGTCCGGGCCCTGGACGTCGATCTTGCCGAGGGTGGAGGCGTCCATGAAGGCCACGCTGTCGCGGGCGGCGGCGCACTCGCGCAGGACTGCCGCCTCCATGTCCTCGCCGGCCTGCGGGTAGTACCAGGGGCGCTTCCACTGGCCGACGTTCTCGAAGAGCGCGCCGTGCTCGATGTGCCAGGCGTGCAGTGCGGTCGTCCGGATCGGGTCGTGCAGCGCGCCCCGGTCGCGGCCCGCGAGGGTGGCGAAGGAGACGGGCGTGTACGGCGGCCGGAACGTGGTCGTGCCGAGCGCCGAGATGTCCACGCCGAGCAGCGCGGCGACGATACCGCTGGCCAGGAGGCCGGACGTCTTGCCCTGGTCGTTGGCGGTGCCCGCCGTCGTGTAGCGCTTGGTGTGCTCCACCGACCGCATACCGGCGCCGGTGGCGCGGGCCAGGTCGTCCACGCTGACGTCACGCTGGAGGTCGACGAAGGAGTGCGTGTCGGAGGCGTCGGGGATGGCGTACACGTGCATGGGCGGGGTGGTCGGCGGTTCGGCGGCCGGGGTCGGGAGGTGGGGTGCCTCGGGGGTGTAGCCCTCCGCCGCGAGTGCGCGGGAGGCCGCGTCCACGCCCTGGGCGAGGACCGAGGGCAGGTCAAGCGCTCCGGCCGCGCTGCCCGCGACCTCGACGGCCTGACGGCAGTTGTCGGGGACGAAGGTGCCGAGCGCGTTGTCGTAGCGGAGCTTGCCGCCCGCCTGGCTGAACAGGTGGGCCACCGGGTTCCAGCCGCCGGAGACGAGGAGGAGGTCGGCGGCGAACTCCCGTCGGCCTGTGCTTCCGCCGGACTCTGTGGGCTCGCCTTCGTACGGGGCGATGCTTACGGCGGTCAGGCGCGGGTCGCCTGGCGTGCCGCCTTGCACGTCACCTTGCGAGTCGCCTTGCACATCGCCTTGCGTGCCTACGACCGCGTGTCCGGCGAGCACCTCGATGCCGGCCGCCCTCGCGCGTTCGGCCCACTCCCCCGGGTAGGGGCGGGTGTCGACGATCGCCGGCACGTCCACGCCCGCTGCCGTGAGGTCCAGTGCCGCCGCGTACGCGCTGTCGTTCGTCGTGAACACGACCGCTCTGCGGCCGGGCAGGACGCCGTGCCGGTTGACGTACGTACGCGCCGAGGCGGCCAGCATCACACCGGGGCGGTCGTTGTCCGCGAAGGCCAGGGAGCGTTCGTGGGCGCCGGTCGCGAGGACGACCCGGCGGGCGCGGATGCGCCAGACGCGTTCGCGGGAGACGTTCTCGGGGGCGGCTGCGCCGAGGTGGTTGGTGCGGCGCTCGACGGCGAGGAGGTGGTTGTCGTCGTAGTAGCCGAAGACCGTGGTGCGGGACAGGACTCGCACGTCCGGGGCTGCTTCCAGGCGGCCCGTGGTCTCCGCCACCCAGTCGAGGTGTTCGCCCGTGCCCAGGAGGCTGCCGCCCGGCTCCGGACGGTCGTCGGCGAGGATGACGCGGGCGCCGGTGCGGGCGGCTGCGGCGGCTGCGGCGAGGCCTGCGGGGCCCGCGCCGACGATCAGCAGGTCGCAGTGGGCGTGTACGGCGTCGTAGCGGGCGGGGTCGGGGGTGGTGGCCAGGCGGCCCTGGCCGGGGAGGCTGGTTGCCGCCAGGCCGTCGTACAGCTCGACGGTGGTGGCGGGGAGCATCGGCTCGGGGAACGGAGCCTCGATCTGGATGACGGCGTTGGGCTCTTCGGGGCCGGCGGAGAAGATGCCTCGGGGGCGGCCGAGTTTGATGCTGGTGCCTGTGTGGATGATGCCGTTGGCGAGGAGGGCGGAGGCGAGGGTGTCGCCTTCGTAGCCCTGGTGTTCGGTGCCGTCGAAGGTGAAGGTGAGGGGGTGATCGCGGTTGATCCGGCCTCGGGTGGGGTGTCTGAACGGCTGGGATTCCTCCCCCACCCCGCCCCTTCCCGAAAGTTCTGGGGGCTCCGCCCCCAGGCCCCCGGTCGGCCCTGAAGGGGCCTCGTCCTCAAACGCCGGACGGGCTGAGGGTGTGGGCCTCTGCTCAACACTCCCCGGAGAAGCTGACAATGCGGGCCCGTGCTCGACAGTTGCCGGAGAGGCTGCAGAAGCCTTCCGGGGCTGGGGAGTTGCCGCCGTGACGCCCGCATCCTCGGTGGCCGGGGGACGCTCCTCCCCCGCCCTGTACACCGCCAGGATCTCGTTCGTCCCCGTGTTCCGGACCGCGTTGAACCAGCGGCGGCAGCCCGCGCCGTGGTTCCAGCGTTCGGCGAAGGGGCCCTTCGGGTTGTCGCGGAAGAACAGGTACCGGGCCCACTCCTCGTCGGTGAGGGCCGACGGGTCCTCGGGGTACGGCACATGTGCCTGGCCGCCGTAGTGGAACTCGGCCTCGTCGCGGGGCCCGCACCACGGGCAGGGGATGAGCAGCATGTCGTTCGGCTCCCTTGGGGATCCCTAGTGGGCCACCGCGGCCGCGCCGTGCTCGTCGACGAGCGCGCCGGTGGTGAAACGGTCGAGCGAGAAGGGGGCGTTGAGGGGGTGGGGGCTGTCGTGGGCGATCGTGTGGGCGTAGACCCAGCCGACGCCCGGGGTGGCCTTGAAGCCCCCGGTCCCCCAGCCGCAGTTGAGGTAGAGGTTGTCCACCGGGGAGAGGCCCACGATCGGTGACGCGTCGGGGCTCACGTCCACGATGCCTCCCCAGGTGCGGAGAACGTGCGCCCGCGCGAAGACCGGGAACAGTTCCAGGGCCGCCGCCATCTGTTCCTCGATGATGTGGAACGCCCCGCGTTGCGTGTACGAGTTGTACGAGTCGATGCCCGCGCCCATCACCAACTCGCCCTTGTGCGCCTGGCTGACGTAGACGTGCACGGCGTTGGACATCACCACGGTCGGGTGCACGGGTTCGAGGAGTTCGGAGACCAGCGCCTGCAACGGGTGGCTCTGGAGCGGGAGTTCGATGCCCGCCATCGCCGCCAGGACCGAGGTGTGGCCCGCCGAGCACAGGGCCACCTTGCCCGCCGCGATCGGACCCAGGGTCGTCTGGACCCCGACCACCCTGCCGCCGACCACGTCCAGGCCGGTGACCTCGCAGTTCTGGATGATGTCGATGCCGGCCGCGTCCGCCGAGCGGGCCAGGCCCCACGCCACGTGGTCGTGCTTGGCGATGCCCGCGCGCGGCTGGTAGGTGCCGCCCATCACCGGATAACGCACGTCCGGTGAGGTGTTGACGATCGGGCAGACCTCCTTGACCTGGTCCGCGTCGAGCCACTCCGCGTCCACGCCGTTCAGGCGGTTCGCCTCCACCCTGCGCACACTGTCGCGAACGTCCTGGAGGCTGTGAGCCAGGTTCAGCACTCCGCGCTGGGAGAAGAGGATGGGGTAGTCCAGCTCCTCCTCCAGGCTCTCCCACAGCTTCAGCGCGTGCTCGTAGATGCCGGCGCTCTCGTCCCACAGGTAGTTGGAGCGGATGATCGTGGTGTTGCGGGCCATGTTGCCGCCCGCCAGCCACCCCTTCTCCAGCACGGCGACGTTGGTGATGCCGTGGTTCTTCGCCAGGTAGTGCGCGGTGGCGAGGCCGTGTCCGCCGCCGCCCACGACGATCACGTCGTACGAACGCTTCGGCTCGGGCGTACGCCACAGCCAGTCGGGATGCTCCGGCAGTTCGGCGCCTGGGGTACGGGGGCTGCCGGGAGTACGGGGGCTCATCGCGCGT
This genomic interval from Streptomyces sp. B21-083 contains the following:
- a CDS encoding glycosyl hydrolase family 95 catalytic domain-containing protein — encoded protein: MTSRRAVLGSALGGTTLAALPGVAQADPVDHGDHAGPPGPAADAVAVPHPWKLRNRMDSDAAWSGFLRKQDLLWRRLPTLWHEGPFLGDGRLGSMVYQEPGVNAIRFTVQHGEVQDHRPEFGSGWGTCRLPVGHLTLDPVGTITAVDWRLSLWNAELTGTITTDKGTLTLAALIHDGVLAARVTAGGDEKVHWTFHPEEAISPRKISEAPPADYVANPPWTTRTTGGVEQVLQPLTGGGQTATAYRRSGDTLLLTVAHSHPSNTRAGEESLKKIQKIPTIRQTLGIAPYTALRTSHTRAWHAYYRKSFVSFPDERLQSFHWIQLYKVASASVAGGPPMATCGPWLEPTPWPAVWWNLNVQLEFWLIHGSNHLELDSLATTLRQNQEQLTTNVAAAYRSDSAGVGRSSDMFANRSVGRPGTGAEVGDLTWALHNVWLSYRHSMDEKLLRDTVFPVLRRAINYYLHFLQPGDDGKLHLPSTLSPEYPVVPPQDTNYDLALIRWGCTTLLEAAERLGVDDPLAPRWQETLARLTPYPVDGNGFMIGADTPYAQSHRHYSHLLMVYPLYLVNWDQPEQRELIEKSVVRWHALTGAHRGYSYTGAASLYAMMGRGDTALTYLKKFFDPTTRYPCRANTHYTEAGPVIETPLSASQSLHDMLCQSWGGVLRVFPAVPPTWPDVTLHDFRTQGAFLVSAARTGGATRFVRIRSLAGEPLRLRHDLPSGPLTALLDDGTPARTHTSEDGTLTIDLAKGREVLLYAGKRPDLVIDSVPLVERGEAWGLP
- a CDS encoding heparin lyase I family protein; protein product: MRRRTALTALGGLGLAGVTAAVLPGQAGAADEVHFQNRGSVEGWDHAYTQKAGTIETVDSPTYKGAHALAATQTYIGETGGYHCEVIRRGAQSVGEDRYYGQAIRLGSGWTFHDQNVTFQQWSPEDPEGPWLLMFVIGSEIRFGGSGGIKGTVGSISGLRDTWIRVVTRLKLDGDGRGAFEVWLNGTRTVSRTGITVLPSTSRTIRWSSGIYCTAWREGTPIGPRTLTILHDNHRIASTYALAEPAAWA
- a CDS encoding polysaccharide lyase family 7 protein, producing MSPTDGWTRTAFTYALQKPWNLDLSDRYSNSGGVHRMWVYDTDQPLSQGSSTDPRTEMRWKQEYTSGRHMWDADVYLPAGTNGATFVQILRVIHPDGTPATDFMLNAYNANGGTVRAFDRTVLKTGAYDTWFNVKLEHDASAGSVKVYFDDELVLTTEDRGPATRHFKNGVYHHGTGRAEARFRNLTYWTR
- a CDS encoding glycosyl hydrolase 115 family protein — its product is MAATGVTPMLLGPLSTTAHAALPDLPARAGGPEFPLVRGGSATDVFVDAADDPAVIRAAGDLQADVERVSGIRPRLIHTLPVLPEKATHLVLVGTIGASPVIDGLIAQGRLKVTQVKGSWEASVAQVIDRPLPGVDRALVIAGSDRRGTIYGIYDTSERIGVSPWYWWADVPVEHRDEVTVPTGPFTRHEPSVRFRGIFINDEQNLTTWSHRTQEPDKNIGPETYKHVFELLLRLKANYLWPAMHPYSDFFNKHRENPELAEHYGIVVGSSHPEALLRNGVHEWDPWAAEHLNADGSLPVYDYTVNPAVISDYWRARARQNAAYESSWTLGMRGLHDTALETKYATTIPEKVVVMNDIIADQRRILTEEVGQAAEPQIFIPYKEVLDLYNAGVQVPDDVTLIWPDDNHGNMRQLPNEAERRRAGGNGIYYHLSYWGRPKSYLWLDTTQLAKVWQELRRVYEHGADRMWIFNVGDVKSIETGLSFAMDVAWDVNRWGADDVEEFLVEWAGRQFGRRHGREIAAIRTEYYRLAAELRPEFIAAGLISVIHHGDEAGRRMAAYEQLLARARTLGAKLPEAYRDAYFELVEYPVHGAYLMNLKYYWADRNALARRQGRGAGANLFADLAEAAHATEAALTKRYNTEVAGGKWDGIVNPYPSQIPKAPGRPAVTRVARQETSGLGVASEGNETGTARPLSFFSGTRDRRFLDVFNTGFLAVSWTAEASHPWVRLSEPGGSLTDQTRVWVEIDWDRVPEGSYEATVTVSGADAGQRVDVPLRVRNDGERALRRRPGFVEAHGYVSIDAAHTDRRVARGGAHWRTVRGLGRRSGAVEAVPSTAAPITADFAARAPELRYRVRFSSTGTFPVTVFRLPSLDERGQRRVAVSLDDQPVTVLSGQAVATGNRGDAWARNVEDGVERLTATVTVTEPGEHELRLFMVDPAIAVDQIVIDTGGLPVSYLAPPESWHPVFNSGSRQE
- a CDS encoding sarcosine oxidase subunit gamma; this translates as MADTTTLSAARPSLSSPSPLSGLSPVSPLADAACRLAAATRTSGGAIRLAELPFLTQLNVRLDAKGAAADAIRLALDLPLPLAPNTVVHAGELVALWLGPDEWLLVGPPGGERDLESRIREAAGDEPVSVIDVSAQRTTLLVTGPRARDLLAHGCPLDLHSRAFGPGRCAQTTLGRTQVVLVARDEARAGFWVLVRSSFAGYLTDWLLDAGTEYMG